A genomic segment from Pectinophora gossypiella chromosome 27, ilPecGoss1.1, whole genome shotgun sequence encodes:
- the LOC126378919 gene encoding uncharacterized protein LOC126378919 isoform X1, with protein sequence MDDDDSSSDVQAVEVIEDGSNVEDKPILALFNRLIGNDNKQNTVLTNTQMISILNKEFNIDTSKLHDLEVDIYLSVTKKFLKDWPQWDEFDNMMHSLIKENNKENLKAILHTKYCDLISYLNRMLEEAKPMAREAVKYAQEQKPVVDSEATDVIMEVYCSRAQLNGLFYQHPNPEQNYTVFNMNVSGPSTISLEVPSYKSILNWFNITFALGSNSFYITRSFKHELRHTLVNKNLKVKTKEIEMVNCKFQEKCTHSAKKCNKKTLLGVINELRSKETDDESVTSILLDVIEEDIKDLPAQIKVPGGYQKYLYPYAYVRYLYTEVPEATNDLTWNRYDLHLEELMRPLCRFFIGKLNLDDRNTKCNPKQNSNQVLIECRACSVSFSKATMLEDLRQHILTVHMSEPDFKCTKCHMVLSVLSLTQNRWMHECQE encoded by the exons ATGGACGACGACGACTCATCAAGCGACGTGCAAGCTGTGGAAGTAATCGAGGATGGCAGTAATGTTGAAg ATAAACCCATCTTGGCTCTCTTCAATCGTCTGATAGGCAATGACAACAAACAAAATACAGTTTTAACCAACACACAGATGATCTCGatactaaataaagaatttaatattGACACGAGCAAACTGCACGATTTGGAGGTTGACATTTATTTGAGTGTCACGAAGAAGTTCTTGAAAGATTGGCCGCAATGGGACGAATTTGACAACATGATGCATTCCCTAATAAAAGAGAATAATAAGGAGAACTTAAAGGCAATATTGCACACAAAATACTGCGACTTGATCAGTTATTTGAACAGAATGTTGGAAGAGGCGAAACCTATGGCCCGGGAAGCTGTAAAGTATGCACAGGAGCAGAAACCAGTTGTGGATTCGGAGGCAACGGACGTCATCATGGAAGTGTACTGCAGCAGAGCACAATTAAACGGTTTATTCTATCAACATCCAAATCCCGAGCAAAACTACACAGTGTTCAACATGAACGTCAGCGGACCATCAACAATATCTCTCGAGGTACCCAGTTATAAAAGCATACTCAACTGGTTCAATATCACATTTGCACTTGGAAGCAACTCATTCTACATAACGCGTTCCTTTAAACATGAACTGAGACATACGCTTGTCAACAAGAACCTGAAAGTCAAAACTAAAGAAATTGAAATGGTGAATTGCAAGTTTCAAGAAAAATGCACACATTCTgccaaaaaatgtaataaaaaaacacttttgggTGTTATAAACGAATTGAGAAGCAAGGAGACGGACGATGAATCGGTAACGAGCATCCTGTTGGACGTGATTGAAGAAGATATAAAAGACTTGCCTGCTCAAATAAAAGTTCCTGGTGGGTACCAGAAGTATCTGTACCCATATGCTTATGTGAGATATCTGTACACTGAAGTGCCAGAGGCAACCAACGATCTAACGTGGAACAGATATGATTTACATCTGGAAGAGTTAATGCGTCCCCTCTGTAGATTCTTCATTGGCAAACTCAATCTGGATGATCGGAATACTAAATGTAATCCCAAACAAAACAGTAATCAAGTTTTAATTGAGTGCAGAGCGTGTTCCGTTTCATTTTCTAAAGCAACAATGTTGGAGGATCTACGTCAACATATTTTGACCGTTCACATGAGCGAACCCGATTTTAAGTGTACCAAATGCCATATGGTGCTGTCTGTATTGTCACTGACCCAAAACAGGTGGATGCATGAATGTCAAgaataa
- the LOC126378919 gene encoding uncharacterized protein LOC126378919 isoform X2, with protein sequence MDDDDSSSDVQAVEVIEDGSNVEDKPILALFNRLIGNDNKQNTVLTNTQMISILNKEFNIDTSKLHDLEVDIYLSVTKKFLKDWPQWDEFDNMMHSLIKENNKENLKAILHTKYCDLISYLNRMLEEAKPMAREAVKYAQEQKPVVDSEATDVIMEVYCSRAQLNGLFYQHPNPEQNYTVFNMNVSGPSTISLEVPSYKSILNWFNITFALGSNSFYITRSFKHELRHTLVNKNLKVKTKEIEMVNCKFQEKCTHSAKKCNKKTLLGVINELRSKETDDESVTSILLDVIEEDIKDLPAQIKVPGGYQKYLYPYAYVRYLYTEVPEATNDLTWNRYDLHLEELMRPLCRFFIGKLNLDDRNTKCNPKQNSNQVLIECRACSVSFSKATMLEDLRQHILTVHMSEPDFKCTKCHMVLSVLSLTQNSPLWM encoded by the exons ATGGACGACGACGACTCATCAAGCGACGTGCAAGCTGTGGAAGTAATCGAGGATGGCAGTAATGTTGAAg ATAAACCCATCTTGGCTCTCTTCAATCGTCTGATAGGCAATGACAACAAACAAAATACAGTTTTAACCAACACACAGATGATCTCGatactaaataaagaatttaatattGACACGAGCAAACTGCACGATTTGGAGGTTGACATTTATTTGAGTGTCACGAAGAAGTTCTTGAAAGATTGGCCGCAATGGGACGAATTTGACAACATGATGCATTCCCTAATAAAAGAGAATAATAAGGAGAACTTAAAGGCAATATTGCACACAAAATACTGCGACTTGATCAGTTATTTGAACAGAATGTTGGAAGAGGCGAAACCTATGGCCCGGGAAGCTGTAAAGTATGCACAGGAGCAGAAACCAGTTGTGGATTCGGAGGCAACGGACGTCATCATGGAAGTGTACTGCAGCAGAGCACAATTAAACGGTTTATTCTATCAACATCCAAATCCCGAGCAAAACTACACAGTGTTCAACATGAACGTCAGCGGACCATCAACAATATCTCTCGAGGTACCCAGTTATAAAAGCATACTCAACTGGTTCAATATCACATTTGCACTTGGAAGCAACTCATTCTACATAACGCGTTCCTTTAAACATGAACTGAGACATACGCTTGTCAACAAGAACCTGAAAGTCAAAACTAAAGAAATTGAAATGGTGAATTGCAAGTTTCAAGAAAAATGCACACATTCTgccaaaaaatgtaataaaaaaacacttttgggTGTTATAAACGAATTGAGAAGCAAGGAGACGGACGATGAATCGGTAACGAGCATCCTGTTGGACGTGATTGAAGAAGATATAAAAGACTTGCCTGCTCAAATAAAAGTTCCTGGTGGGTACCAGAAGTATCTGTACCCATATGCTTATGTGAGATATCTGTACACTGAAGTGCCAGAGGCAACCAACGATCTAACGTGGAACAGATATGATTTACATCTGGAAGAGTTAATGCGTCCCCTCTGTAGATTCTTCATTGGCAAACTCAATCTGGATGATCGGAATACTAAATGTAATCCCAAACAAAACAGTAATCAAGTTTTAATTGAGTGCAGAGCGTGTTCCGTTTCATTTTCTAAAGCAACAATGTTGGAGGATCTACGTCAACATATTTTGACCGTTCACATGAGCGAACCCGATTTTAAGTGTACCAAATGCCATATGGTGCTGTCTGTATTGTCACTGACCCAAAACAG ccctctatggatgtga